Proteins encoded in a region of the Psychromicrobium lacuslunae genome:
- a CDS encoding sensor histidine kinase, whose translation MTESSAELGARRAARRIAVRISLACGLAMIAVFAVGGLYLWYRTSRPARSNAESAGSFMIRLDPPDLIAGMIILGIAGVLLAAAVGWLSARSAIQPLEDSLARQRQFVQDASHELRTPLAILDARVQLVQRLVESPSEAGKALTKVRHDTASLTAVVEDLLLAVTAVELTKTSEVLEITALVKEVAGSGSVLAEEQGIVLELQTSQPVYVRIAESSLRRAVLALVENAVAHTPVGGRILIAVAAVADHAQLSVSDTGAGLSTMDRERVFERFVRGSDAGSARRGFGIGLAIVWEIATAAGGSAEVVESGPSGTTMRISLPLSVPPGP comes from the coding sequence ATGACTGAGAGTAGTGCTGAATTAGGCGCCCGCCGCGCTGCCCGCCGGATCGCGGTGCGGATTAGCCTGGCGTGTGGCCTCGCGATGATCGCCGTTTTCGCCGTCGGTGGACTATACCTGTGGTACCGAACCAGTAGGCCGGCTCGCAGCAATGCGGAGAGCGCCGGGTCTTTCATGATTCGTTTGGATCCGCCGGATTTGATCGCGGGAATGATCATTTTGGGCATCGCTGGTGTGCTGTTGGCGGCAGCGGTAGGGTGGCTGAGCGCGCGCAGTGCAATCCAACCTTTGGAAGACTCTCTGGCGAGGCAGCGACAATTCGTACAGGACGCTAGTCACGAATTGCGCACTCCGCTCGCGATTCTGGATGCGCGCGTACAACTTGTGCAGCGTCTGGTCGAATCCCCCTCTGAAGCTGGCAAAGCCTTGACGAAGGTCCGTCACGATACTGCCTCGCTGACCGCCGTCGTCGAGGATCTGCTGCTCGCGGTGACGGCCGTTGAACTGACTAAGACAAGTGAAGTCTTGGAGATTACCGCACTTGTGAAGGAGGTGGCTGGAAGCGGCAGCGTGCTGGCCGAGGAGCAAGGGATCGTGCTGGAGCTGCAGACCAGCCAGCCGGTTTACGTTCGGATCGCTGAGTCTAGTTTACGGCGAGCAGTGCTGGCTCTGGTCGAGAACGCGGTGGCGCACACCCCGGTTGGGGGCCGGATACTGATCGCGGTAGCGGCTGTAGCTGATCATGCCCAACTCAGCGTCAGCGATACCGGGGCTGGTTTATCGACGATGGATCGAGAGCGCGTCTTTGAACGTTTCGTCAGAGGATCGGACGCTGGGAGCGCGCGGCGGGGTTTTGGTATCGGCCTGGCGATAGTTTGGGAGATCGCCACCGCTGCTGGCGGTAGCGCGGAGGTGGTGGAGAGCGGGCCATCGGGCACCACGATGAGAATATCTCTGCCGCTGAGCGTGCCTCCAGGGCCCTGA
- a CDS encoding response regulator transcription factor — protein MTSELQPRILLVEDDPALGPLIVELLSEDYRVELARDGQQGLHRGLSGSWDAIIVDRGLPVIDGIALIAALRAKSVATPILILTALGSVQDKVAGLDAGANDYMTKPFDVVELSARLRALTRTYSAPQRIITLGDWQLDLEARLLRSVHGRLVGLTLKELELLSAFGQEPERVFSREELLAALFQASDQPGVIDTYVHHLRRKISRQIIRTVHGVGYQLGETDD, from the coding sequence ATGACGAGCGAGTTGCAGCCCAGGATCTTGCTGGTGGAAGACGATCCGGCGCTAGGTCCGCTGATCGTCGAACTGCTCAGTGAGGACTATCGGGTGGAACTGGCTCGGGACGGCCAGCAAGGCTTACACCGGGGCCTGAGCGGCAGCTGGGATGCCATTATTGTTGATCGCGGCCTGCCGGTGATCGATGGCATTGCTTTGATAGCCGCGCTGCGTGCAAAATCGGTGGCGACGCCGATCTTGATCCTCACCGCACTAGGCTCGGTGCAAGACAAGGTTGCAGGCTTAGACGCTGGCGCTAATGACTATATGACTAAACCCTTCGACGTGGTCGAGCTCAGTGCTAGATTACGTGCCCTCACCAGAACCTACTCAGCACCCCAGCGGATAATTACGCTCGGCGATTGGCAGCTGGATCTGGAAGCACGATTGCTTCGATCGGTGCATGGTCGGTTGGTTGGTCTGACGCTGAAAGAGCTTGAGTTACTCAGTGCATTCGGCCAGGAACCGGAGCGGGTTTTCTCCCGCGAAGAATTGCTTGCCGCACTGTTCCAAGCTAGCGATCAGCCCGGTGTGATCGATACCTATGTGCATCACCTGCGTCGCAAGATCTCGCGTCAGATCATCCGCACTGTGCACGGTGTGGGGTATCAGCTAGGGGAGACCGATGACTGA
- a CDS encoding phosphatase PAP2 family protein, translated as MASQAEQIEPVEPVEPVKTAHPRLLRLPLPKHWLSSAIFLLLLVLAIGLSVKYLPGITTAELGIDQQLSRMHTAPLDAFARVLEFVFGPLFGPVLVLLIGLGVWLVRRRALDGLAFMLLACSGWVFSEVFKLIIARQRPDQSLLFDPLSPETGSNSFPSGHTCFAVALALAFYFLLPPGKWRGLVTILGSLTAIAVAWSRLYIGVHYLSDVIASFAASLAGVLLFAALWNRMGTAIEARQRQ; from the coding sequence ATGGCCTCGCAGGCAGAGCAGATAGAACCGGTAGAACCGGTAGAACCCGTAAAGACGGCTCACCCTCGGCTGCTCCGGCTTCCGCTGCCGAAGCATTGGCTTAGCTCCGCCATTTTTCTGTTGCTATTGGTTTTGGCTATTGGCCTGAGTGTGAAGTACCTACCGGGTATCACCACCGCCGAGTTGGGCATCGACCAGCAGCTCTCTCGGATGCACACGGCGCCGCTCGATGCCTTCGCGAGGGTCTTGGAGTTTGTCTTCGGCCCACTCTTCGGCCCGGTGCTGGTCTTGCTGATCGGCCTTGGCGTTTGGTTGGTCCGCCGCCGTGCCTTGGACGGTCTGGCTTTTATGCTGCTGGCGTGTTCCGGTTGGGTTTTTAGCGAAGTTTTCAAGCTCATCATTGCGCGTCAGCGTCCAGATCAGAGCTTATTATTTGACCCGCTGTCGCCGGAAACCGGTTCGAATAGCTTCCCGAGTGGTCACACTTGCTTCGCTGTCGCCCTGGCCTTGGCCTTTTATTTTCTGCTGCCGCCCGGCAAGTGGCGCGGCCTGGTGACAATACTCGGCTCGCTGACGGCCATTGCGGTGGCCTGGTCCAGGCTATACATCGGTGTGCATTACCTCAGCGATGTGATCGCCTCCTTCGCCGCGAGTCTCGCTGGTGTGCTGCTCTTCGCCGCACTCTGGAATCGGATGGGGACTGCCATTGAAGCGCGGCAGCGACAATAG
- a CDS encoding FAD-dependent oxidoreductase, producing MSNLTELSQRGSAARPLRVAVIGSGPAGVYAADILTKSEQVKSGELVVSIDLFDRYPAPFGLIRYGVAPDHPRIKGIIQALHKVMDRGDIRFFGNVDYGTDLTLADLQKHYDAVIFATGAIDDAALNIPGIDLKGSFGGADFVSWYDGHPDVSRHWPLEAKEIAVLGNGNVALDVARVLSKHADDLLVTEIPENVYAELKKSPVTDVHVFGRRGPAQIKFTPLELRELSHSRDVDIILYPEDFEFDEASDEAIKTNNQVKTMVGTLTNWLVEQPEESTASRRLHLHFLHNPVEILGENGEVTGIKFERTELDGTGNARGTGEFLEYPVQAVYRSIGYFGSALPEIEFDAGRGVVSNAGGRVLGADGEHTPGIYATGWIKRGPVGLIGHTKSDALETVTYLLEDLAELPFAEAGAEDAIVNLLEERGVEFTSWDGWHALDAHEKSLGESFDPSTLGLELTRERVKVVAREEMVNISRAINAEV from the coding sequence TTGTCGAATTTGACCGAGTTGAGCCAGCGCGGCAGCGCCGCTCGTCCTTTGCGCGTTGCTGTCATTGGCTCCGGACCAGCTGGCGTTTACGCCGCAGATATTCTGACCAAATCTGAGCAGGTCAAAAGTGGTGAGCTGGTAGTCAGCATCGATCTCTTCGACCGTTACCCGGCCCCCTTCGGCCTGATTCGTTACGGCGTCGCCCCGGACCACCCGCGGATCAAAGGCATCATCCAAGCGCTGCATAAGGTGATGGACCGTGGCGATATTCGTTTCTTTGGCAATGTCGATTACGGCACAGACCTGACCTTGGCAGATCTGCAGAAGCATTACGATGCGGTGATTTTTGCTACCGGCGCTATTGATGACGCCGCGTTGAACATTCCCGGTATTGACTTGAAGGGATCCTTTGGCGGTGCCGATTTCGTCTCCTGGTACGACGGTCACCCCGATGTGTCTCGGCATTGGCCGCTTGAGGCGAAGGAAATCGCTGTGCTGGGTAATGGCAACGTGGCCCTGGACGTCGCCCGGGTGCTGTCAAAGCACGCCGACGACCTGCTGGTCACTGAGATTCCGGAAAACGTCTACGCGGAACTGAAGAAATCACCGGTTACCGACGTACATGTCTTTGGCCGTCGTGGTCCCGCGCAAATCAAGTTCACCCCTTTGGAACTGCGTGAGCTATCGCATTCCCGGGATGTGGACATCATTCTTTACCCGGAGGACTTCGAGTTCGACGAAGCCTCGGACGAAGCCATTAAAACCAATAATCAGGTCAAAACCATGGTTGGCACGCTGACCAACTGGTTGGTCGAGCAGCCCGAGGAATCCACCGCCTCACGCCGATTGCACTTGCACTTCCTGCACAATCCGGTGGAAATCCTGGGCGAGAACGGCGAGGTCACCGGGATAAAATTCGAGCGCACCGAATTGGACGGTACCGGCAACGCCCGCGGCACCGGTGAATTCCTGGAGTACCCGGTGCAGGCCGTGTACCGGTCGATCGGCTACTTTGGTTCAGCATTGCCGGAGATCGAGTTCGATGCCGGGCGCGGCGTGGTGAGCAACGCTGGCGGCCGGGTGCTGGGCGCCGATGGTGAACACACTCCGGGGATCTACGCGACGGGGTGGATCAAGCGCGGGCCGGTCGGCCTGATCGGCCACACTAAAAGTGATGCGCTTGAGACGGTGACTTATCTTCTCGAGGACCTTGCTGAGCTGCCTTTTGCCGAAGCCGGCGCTGAGGATGCGATTGTGAACCTGCTGGAGGAGCGCGGCGTCGAGTTCACCAGCTGGGATGGCTGGCATGCGTTGGATGCTCACGAGAAATCTTTGGGCGAGTCCTTTGACCCCAGCACGCTTGGCCTGGAACTGACCCGGGAGCGCGTCAAGGTGGTAGCTCGGGAGGAAATGGTTAACATTTCTAGGGCAATCAACGCCGAGGTCTAG
- the cobA gene encoding uroporphyrinogen-III C-methyltransferase, with the protein MALSDLYPTSLRLLGRAVVVVGGGPVAARRAKALLDAGARLTVVAPEICQQMRDLLDAGLLDWRQRSYQSGDLEGSWLVHTATGVAEVDQRVAQEAEEQRIWCVNAADQNNSTAWTPSVARLDDITVAVNAGGDPRRAVALRNSIITALEIGELDAERGSPLRRHRQHPGSVALVGGGPGAEDLITVRGRKLLAQAEVVLADRLGPRSLLGRLAADVKLIEVGKSPERHPVPQQEINRLLVAHARAGKRVVRLKGGDPFVLGRGGEEAEYCRAHSVDVEVVPGVTSAISVPAAAGIPVTHRGLARGFTVVSAHEDLADVPDGADHTVVLLMGVATLRRAAVTLTTKRRDAGCPVAIIEDGFGTAQRITIGTLGSIAEQAEAIGVRSPAVVVIGDVVRISPFAPSDFRAAVPVAR; encoded by the coding sequence ATGGCTCTCAGTGACCTCTACCCCACCTCTCTGCGCTTGCTCGGTCGCGCGGTCGTGGTGGTCGGCGGCGGGCCGGTGGCGGCAAGACGAGCGAAGGCTCTGCTCGACGCCGGGGCTCGGTTGACTGTGGTAGCCCCAGAAATTTGCCAGCAGATGCGTGATTTGCTCGACGCCGGTCTGCTGGATTGGCGGCAGCGCAGCTACCAGAGCGGTGATTTAGAGGGTAGTTGGTTGGTGCACACGGCCACCGGGGTGGCAGAAGTCGACCAGAGAGTCGCGCAAGAAGCTGAGGAACAGCGGATCTGGTGTGTCAATGCAGCCGATCAGAACAACTCGACTGCCTGGACTCCCTCGGTGGCAAGACTCGACGACATCACCGTGGCGGTCAACGCGGGAGGGGATCCTCGCCGGGCAGTAGCGCTACGAAACTCAATTATTACGGCGCTGGAAATTGGGGAGTTGGACGCTGAGCGAGGTTCACCGCTGCGGCGCCACCGACAGCACCCAGGGTCGGTCGCCCTGGTCGGCGGCGGTCCCGGTGCCGAGGATTTGATTACCGTGCGGGGCAGGAAGCTGCTCGCCCAAGCCGAGGTGGTGCTAGCAGACCGGCTCGGGCCGCGTTCGCTGCTCGGGCGACTGGCTGCAGACGTTAAGTTGATCGAAGTCGGCAAAAGCCCCGAGCGCCATCCAGTACCGCAACAAGAGATTAACCGGCTGCTGGTGGCGCATGCTCGCGCCGGGAAAAGAGTGGTGCGACTGAAAGGCGGCGATCCCTTCGTCTTGGGCCGCGGCGGCGAGGAAGCCGAATACTGCCGGGCCCACTCGGTCGACGTCGAAGTGGTGCCTGGAGTGACCTCGGCGATCTCGGTGCCAGCCGCCGCTGGCATCCCGGTGACCCACCGTGGCCTAGCCCGTGGCTTCACGGTGGTTTCTGCGCACGAGGATTTGGCCGACGTCCCGGACGGCGCGGATCATACCGTGGTGCTGCTGATGGGCGTGGCCACGCTTCGTCGGGCTGCGGTGACTTTGACCACAAAGCGTCGGGATGCGGGGTGCCCGGTTGCTATTATTGAAGATGGTTTTGGCACAGCCCAGCGCATTACCATCGGCACCTTAGGCAGCATAGCCGAGCAGGCCGAGGCGATAGGCGTTCGCTCACCCGCAGTCGTAGTAATTGGTGATGTGGTGCGGATTAGTCCTTTTGCACCGAGCGATTTTCGTGCCGCTGTGCCAGTAGCACGTTGA
- a CDS encoding PhoX family protein, which produces MIETRPLLPMAGHTRGKRSAVTCQLKCDSACAGEVCNTTNNEYFRDIAGAAMGRRQLLGLGAAGAATLVLGGGAAQLATAPSAAASPLGSAATRWWHGSQLSFQAIKPVDRLVDELTVPAGFQWQPVIRWGDPLFKRSPGFDPLKQSAAAQAQQFGYNNDYTDIVEIPGSRGRRAIMFCNHEYVNPAIMFPPSLDAAETRAISRAAHGLSVVELRRSRAGKPWTYQQGAPLNRRFLTDTAYALTGPAAGSELLKTVTSPDGRVAFGTLGNCSGGTTPWGTMLSGEENFNGYFVTAGTSATDKRYGLTSKPTNLGWEQDEQRWDTRNPGYQNEVNHFGWIVEVDPHDPQSTPVKHTAMGRLKHEGANVIIAEDGHVVAYMGDDERFDYLYKFVSKNKYRPGNSPAARSWNKKLLSEGDLFVAKFEGDSVSEIDGSGKLPDDGRFDGSGRWIPLTRNGVSAVPGMSIAEVLVYTRLAGDKVGATKMDRCEDVQPNLRTGKIYVACTNNTNRGKAGYAAADETNPRNENRDGHVVEITERGQQISQRFDWNLLLVCGDPSKNESTYFGGFPKDKVSPISCPDNLAFDSAGDLWISTDGAPSTIGFNDGLFKVTLEGRERGRVQQFLSVPRESETCGPIVHDRDGLVFVAVQHPGEEGSWAEQRSAFPDYVKPGSKPKRGQAALPRPAVVQVFKK; this is translated from the coding sequence ATGATCGAAACCCGCCCATTGCTGCCAATGGCAGGCCACACCCGAGGCAAGCGCAGCGCTGTCACCTGCCAGCTCAAGTGCGACAGCGCCTGCGCCGGCGAGGTCTGCAACACCACCAACAACGAGTACTTCCGGGACATTGCGGGTGCTGCAATGGGACGGCGGCAGCTGCTCGGTCTAGGAGCTGCCGGGGCGGCAACTTTGGTGCTGGGCGGGGGTGCCGCCCAGCTGGCGACTGCACCCAGCGCTGCTGCCTCTCCGCTCGGATCCGCGGCCACTCGGTGGTGGCACGGCTCCCAGCTCAGTTTTCAGGCGATCAAGCCAGTCGACCGCTTGGTGGACGAGCTAACAGTTCCCGCTGGCTTCCAGTGGCAGCCGGTGATCCGTTGGGGGGATCCACTTTTCAAGCGCTCCCCCGGTTTCGATCCGCTCAAGCAGAGCGCCGCGGCTCAGGCTCAGCAGTTCGGCTACAACAATGACTACACGGATATCGTCGAAATCCCGGGCAGTCGCGGTCGTCGCGCGATCATGTTCTGCAACCACGAGTACGTCAACCCGGCGATCATGTTTCCACCGTCCCTGGATGCCGCCGAAACGCGGGCGATCAGCCGCGCCGCCCACGGCCTGAGCGTGGTGGAACTGCGTCGCTCCCGCGCTGGCAAGCCCTGGACCTACCAACAGGGTGCACCGCTTAACCGCCGTTTCCTCACAGACACCGCCTATGCGCTGACCGGACCGGCTGCCGGTTCGGAGTTGCTAAAGACGGTGACCAGCCCGGATGGCCGGGTGGCCTTCGGCACCTTGGGCAACTGCTCAGGTGGCACCACTCCCTGGGGCACCATGCTCTCCGGCGAGGAGAACTTCAATGGCTATTTCGTTACGGCGGGAACCAGCGCCACCGATAAGCGCTATGGACTGACTTCAAAACCCACCAACCTAGGCTGGGAACAGGACGAACAGCGCTGGGATACCCGCAACCCGGGGTACCAGAACGAAGTCAATCACTTCGGTTGGATCGTCGAAGTAGATCCCCACGATCCGCAAAGCACGCCGGTCAAACACACCGCAATGGGGCGACTCAAGCACGAAGGCGCCAATGTCATCATTGCTGAAGATGGACATGTGGTGGCCTACATGGGCGACGACGAGCGCTTCGATTACCTCTACAAGTTCGTCAGCAAGAACAAATACCGTCCCGGGAATTCCCCGGCGGCGCGTTCCTGGAATAAGAAGCTGCTGAGTGAAGGCGATTTGTTTGTCGCTAAGTTCGAAGGGGATTCGGTTAGCGAGATCGACGGCTCCGGCAAGCTTCCCGATGATGGCCGTTTCGATGGTTCCGGACGCTGGATTCCGCTGACTCGGAACGGGGTTTCGGCGGTGCCAGGAATGAGCATTGCCGAGGTTCTGGTCTACACCCGGCTGGCTGGTGACAAGGTAGGCGCCACCAAGATGGACCGCTGCGAGGACGTGCAACCGAATCTTCGCACCGGCAAGATTTATGTTGCCTGCACCAACAACACCAACCGCGGTAAGGCGGGTTACGCGGCCGCCGATGAAACGAACCCCCGCAACGAGAACCGAGATGGTCACGTGGTGGAGATTACCGAGCGCGGCCAGCAGATTTCTCAACGCTTTGACTGGAATTTGTTGCTAGTCTGCGGGGACCCGTCGAAGAACGAATCAACCTATTTCGGTGGATTCCCGAAGGATAAGGTCTCCCCCATTTCCTGCCCCGATAATCTCGCTTTCGATTCAGCTGGCGATCTGTGGATCTCCACCGATGGAGCGCCGTCCACCATTGGCTTCAACGACGGGCTCTTCAAGGTTACGTTGGAAGGTCGCGAGCGCGGACGAGTCCAGCAGTTCCTCTCAGTGCCTCGCGAATCTGAGACTTGCGGACCGATTGTGCATGATCGCGACGGACTGGTCTTTGTCGCGGTGCAGCACCCTGGCGAGGAAGGCAGTTGGGCCGAGCAGCGTTCGGCCTTCCCCGATTACGTGAAGCCAGGGAGTAAACCGAAGCGAGGCCAAGCAGCCCTGCCTCGACCAGCCGTGGTGCAGGTCTTCAAGAAGTAG
- a CDS encoding ABC transporter permease, producing the protein MSNTLSAGKSAVQSASGETGTPPETGTPPETETSAETGTPPGAGIKEGQQKPIAAQDAELEGLDRLQTDTRGPRNLRKTLVRVLAPLIAVLALILIWQLYVWLGGKRQDVVPGPLDVVATFAQLWDQGTLQQAVWTSLQRGLIGFVVSAVIGTALGLLLAQVRPLRTAFGPLISGLQVLPSVAWVPAAIIWFGLSDGTVYFVLLMGAIPSIINGLISGIDQVPPQFRAMGTVLGASKTELSLRIILPAALPGYLSGLKQGWAFSWRSLMAAEIIAIGGTLGFGLGSLLQRGRDLSDMGMVMAAILMILFVGIVVELAVFAPIERRLLRGRGLLPG; encoded by the coding sequence ATGTCTAACACTTTGAGCGCAGGCAAGAGCGCGGTGCAGTCCGCATCCGGCGAGACCGGGACACCCCCGGAGACCGGGACACCCCCGGAGACCGAGACCTCTGCCGAGACCGGGACACCTCCGGGGGCCGGAATCAAGGAGGGCCAACAAAAGCCGATAGCTGCCCAAGACGCCGAACTAGAAGGCCTGGATCGTTTACAAACCGATACCCGTGGCCCGAGAAATCTGAGGAAAACCCTCGTTCGGGTTTTAGCTCCGCTCATCGCCGTGCTTGCCCTGATTTTGATCTGGCAGCTCTACGTCTGGCTGGGTGGCAAGAGGCAAGACGTGGTTCCCGGCCCGCTCGACGTGGTGGCTACTTTTGCACAGCTTTGGGACCAAGGCACTCTTCAGCAAGCGGTGTGGACTTCGTTGCAACGTGGCTTGATCGGCTTTGTGGTGAGCGCGGTGATCGGCACCGCGCTGGGTTTATTACTCGCCCAAGTGCGCCCGCTACGAACTGCCTTCGGACCGCTGATTTCAGGACTGCAAGTGCTGCCGAGCGTAGCCTGGGTACCAGCTGCGATTATTTGGTTCGGTCTTTCCGACGGCACCGTGTACTTCGTGCTGCTGATGGGGGCGATTCCTTCAATCATCAACGGCCTAATCTCTGGCATTGATCAGGTGCCACCGCAGTTCCGAGCAATGGGTACCGTGCTTGGAGCCTCTAAGACCGAGCTTTCACTGCGCATCATTCTTCCCGCCGCACTGCCCGGCTACCTTTCCGGCCTCAAGCAGGGGTGGGCTTTTTCGTGGCGATCATTAATGGCCGCAGAGATCATCGCGATCGGCGGCACCCTGGGGTTCGGCCTGGGTTCCTTGCTGCAGAGGGGCCGGGATCTGTCAGATATGGGCATGGTGATGGCCGCAATACTGATGATCCTCTTCGTCGGAATCGTGGTGGAACTCGCTGTCTTTGCTCCAATAGAGCGACGCTTGCTGCGAGGCAGAGGTCTACTGCCCGGCTAA
- a CDS encoding ABC transporter ATP-binding protein: MTAPVTTQATPAINEASALPKKPNSARAVVILENLAKTFGDPGTNKPVLEDVDLKIAQGEFVALLGASGCGKSTLLNLIAGLEEPTAGSMEIPAEGVAFMFQDATLFPWLTARGNIELALKLRGVPQPERGQRADELLKLVHLQSSGDKRPHELSGGMRQRVALARSLAQDKHVLLMDEPFAALDAITRDLLHEELERIWRHTGRTIIFVTHNVREAVRLGQRVLLLSSRPGKVIREWRIDAEQKKPEQAAVLANEMTAALRQEISRHV; the protein is encoded by the coding sequence ATGACTGCGCCAGTGACCACCCAAGCCACTCCGGCAATTAATGAAGCGAGTGCGCTGCCGAAGAAGCCGAACTCGGCCAGAGCCGTTGTTATTTTGGAAAATTTAGCCAAGACTTTCGGGGATCCAGGCACTAATAAACCGGTCCTAGAGGACGTGGATCTGAAGATTGCTCAGGGCGAATTCGTGGCGTTGCTGGGTGCTTCAGGCTGCGGTAAGTCCACGTTACTGAACCTGATCGCGGGACTGGAAGAACCGACCGCTGGGTCAATGGAAATTCCCGCCGAAGGTGTCGCCTTCATGTTCCAGGACGCTACCTTGTTTCCGTGGCTCACTGCGCGGGGAAATATCGAGCTGGCGTTGAAGCTGCGCGGCGTTCCTCAGCCCGAGCGAGGTCAGCGCGCCGATGAGCTATTGAAACTCGTACACCTGCAAAGCTCAGGGGACAAAAGACCCCACGAGCTTTCCGGTGGCATGCGACAGCGGGTCGCGCTAGCTCGCTCGCTGGCTCAGGACAAACACGTATTACTGATGGACGAGCCATTCGCTGCGCTCGACGCTATTACCCGTGACTTGTTGCACGAAGAGCTAGAGCGAATCTGGCGGCATACCGGCCGAACCATTATTTTCGTTACCCACAATGTTCGGGAAGCGGTACGACTAGGGCAGCGAGTGTTGCTGCTTTCCTCACGTCCCGGCAAAGTCATCAGAGAGTGGCGGATTGACGCAGAGCAGAAAAAACCTGAGCAAGCCGCGGTGCTTGCCAACGAGATGACTGCCGCACTGCGACAGGAGATCAGTCGACATGTCTAA
- a CDS encoding ABC transporter substrate-binding protein: MSSEPRDPEEIQTTKIVAGQKSKSLADSNKSKKKGLFTKSRSLEIGVAVGIAALIAIGAASITIAANANNSHTAEQNAASAGEDLKELKLGYFGNVTHALPVVGVQQGFYAKELGNTELKTQIFNAGPAAVEALNAGAIDAAYLGPNPAINSFVKSKGESISVVAGAAAGGAQLVVKPNINSAADLKNKVLATPQLGGTQDVALRNYLANNGLKVTTNGGNDVTINPTENAQTLKLFQEGKLDGAWLPEPWASRLVLQAGAKVLVDEKDLWHVAGAPDGQFPTTILIVNKTFLKEHPEAVKSLLKAQLETQSWLSQHQDQAISAVNAGLLQAAGKGLPDDVLKRALANLTLTADPIAASYQTLLSNGVKAGVTQEADINGIFDLRLLNQVLKDQGKSPISAAGLGQE; the protein is encoded by the coding sequence ATGTCCTCCGAACCCCGTGATCCAGAAGAAATTCAGACAACCAAAATAGTTGCTGGCCAAAAGTCGAAGAGTCTCGCAGACTCAAACAAAAGTAAGAAAAAGGGACTGTTCACTAAGTCCAGGTCATTGGAGATCGGGGTAGCGGTCGGGATCGCCGCGCTCATTGCCATTGGAGCCGCTTCAATCACCATCGCTGCGAATGCGAATAATTCCCACACCGCTGAGCAGAACGCCGCTTCAGCGGGGGAGGACCTGAAAGAGCTTAAGCTCGGATACTTTGGCAATGTCACGCATGCCTTGCCGGTAGTAGGTGTGCAACAAGGGTTCTACGCGAAGGAGCTCGGCAACACCGAACTCAAGACACAGATTTTCAACGCTGGCCCGGCCGCAGTGGAAGCGCTCAACGCCGGAGCTATTGACGCCGCTTACCTCGGCCCGAACCCGGCAATTAACTCCTTTGTGAAGTCCAAAGGAGAGTCAATCAGTGTGGTGGCCGGCGCCGCGGCTGGTGGCGCCCAACTGGTGGTCAAGCCCAACATTAATAGCGCAGCCGATTTGAAGAACAAAGTGCTCGCGACCCCGCAACTGGGCGGGACGCAAGACGTGGCACTGCGCAATTACCTGGCTAATAATGGCTTGAAAGTTACTACCAACGGCGGCAACGACGTCACCATTAACCCGACCGAAAACGCGCAAACGCTCAAACTCTTTCAAGAAGGCAAGCTTGACGGCGCATGGCTTCCTGAGCCTTGGGCGTCCAGGCTGGTGCTACAAGCCGGGGCAAAAGTATTAGTAGACGAAAAGGATCTATGGCATGTTGCGGGTGCGCCGGACGGACAGTTTCCTACCACGATTCTGATCGTCAACAAGACTTTCCTCAAGGAGCATCCGGAAGCGGTCAAGTCATTGCTCAAAGCCCAGCTTGAGACACAGAGCTGGTTGAGTCAGCACCAGGATCAAGCGATCAGCGCCGTCAATGCAGGTCTTTTGCAGGCGGCGGGAAAGGGCCTTCCGGACGATGTACTGAAACGTGCTCTAGCCAATCTGACTCTAACGGCGGACCCGATTGCCGCGAGCTATCAAACTCTGCTGTCGAACGGGGTGAAAGCCGGAGTGACGCAGGAAGCTGACATCAACGGGATCTTCGATCTACGACTACTCAACCAAGTGCTCAAAGACCAAGGTAAGAGCCCGATCAGTGCAGCAGGTCTAGGGCAGGAATAA
- a CDS encoding DUF6318 family protein, translating to MSAKYRPATVKSAAQNVPVPIKPSQADEFSEQGLKAFAVYWYNVYNYMIQTGKVGLIGASTKGDCQRCQIVFKDTEDWYRSGNWRMGGQLIITHLQPPKIGFAKAANGMYQYLIQYNKLAGGYITSGHKVEKAYPAVAANGDLLNATYENGTWLVFDIGKIG from the coding sequence GTGAGCGCCAAGTATCGGCCCGCCACTGTCAAAAGCGCGGCCCAAAACGTTCCGGTCCCCATCAAGCCTTCTCAGGCCGATGAGTTCTCCGAACAAGGTCTCAAAGCCTTCGCCGTTTATTGGTACAACGTGTATAACTACATGATTCAGACCGGAAAAGTTGGGCTCATTGGTGCATCAACCAAGGGGGACTGCCAAAGATGTCAAATAGTCTTCAAGGATACTGAGGATTGGTACAGATCTGGAAATTGGAGGATGGGTGGCCAGCTAATAATCACCCATCTACAGCCACCGAAAATTGGATTTGCGAAAGCCGCAAACGGAATGTATCAGTACTTGATTCAATACAACAAGCTAGCTGGCGGTTACATCACTTCGGGGCACAAAGTGGAAAAAGCATACCCAGCAGTCGCAGCTAACGGAGACCTCCTAAATGCAACTTACGAAAATGGAACATGGCTGGTGTTTGATATCGGAAAGATAGGCTGA